Within the Hyphomicrobiales bacterium genome, the region CCGAAGGTCGTGACCTTCATTCCGCGCCGCTCGCAATAAGCCCTGATCTCATCAATCAGGGGCCGCATTGGCGCCAGTTGGTCGCAGGTTGTCTGAGTCGATGCTTCGGTCATTGCGTGATGCCGCCATGATTTTTAACTGTCGCCATAATAGGGACGCATCCCCACTATCGCAAGGGGAAATTTCCCGCTTCTCGTCAGGCGACCTTTCGGCGACCTTGGGTGTCATGTCGAACGACGAAATAGACGACCCATTCGCACTAGGTTTGCGCGCTGTCATGGCTGCTACTGGCGTCAAACCGGCCCCGCTTTCGGTGGCGGCTGGCTTGGGCAACTCTGCCGTCAGGGATCTGTTCAAAAAAGGCGCATCACCAAAGGTCAGCACGGCATCCGCCATTGCTGGCCAGCTAGGCATGACGATTGATCAGGTGATCCGCGCCGGGATGGGTGAAATTATCGGCGGGACGGTTGCCGGCCCATCGCGGGGCCAGGTTGAGATGGTGTCGATTTATGATGTGTCAGCCAGCGCAGGTCATGGGGCGATAGTTGATACCGAGACCGTGGTGGACAAATTGTCGTTTCCGCCCGGCTACCTACGGCGAATAACAAACACCAATCCACGCGATCTTGCCATTATCGGGGTGAAGGGTGATTCCATGTCGCCGACGATCTCGCAAAACGATGTGGTGATGGTCGATACCGCCAAGAGAGACCTGTCGTTTGATGGCCTGTTCGTCCTGCGCGACGGCGGCGCCAGCCTTCTGGTCAAGCGTATCGGTCGCGGATCGCGCAGCGGCTCTGTGATCTTGATTTCAGATAACCGAACCTACCCACCGACGGAGCGTCAGATCGAAGATATCGACGTGGTTGGTAAAGTGGTGTGGATGGGCGTCAAGGTATGACACTCGCCCTTCGCTTCGGACTGGCGACAATGGGCCTGATCGGTATTTGGTTCGGTCTTCCGCTAGCCTGGGTGCCTCTCGGAGCAGCCGCCCTTTCCTTATTTGCATCCGACCTTTCCGCCACGGAAATCGAAAGAGCGGATAGGCTACTGATGCGCGTAGGCTTTCGTGTGGCGCAGCTTGCAGTCAACATCGGAACTGTCTTGATGCTCACCTCAATCCCGTTACTCGGCTGGTGGTTTTGGCGCTGATTCGGCCTGTCAGGTGAAGAAATAGGGATATGTCCCGTTAATCTGTTGACATAGGGAAATGTCCCTAATATCGTTTATCCATCAACTGGAGACGCGATATGACCGATTCCCCACTTCTCACCATCCAGCGTGCAATCCGCATCGCCAACCGTCGCGCCATCACTGGCCCGGCTGGGGATCGCATCCTTGACGCTTTTGGCGCGACCAACAGCCAGCGGGCTCGTGAGGCGCGCACGGCGCAGCACCGGATGCTGATCGCCTTCGTTGCGGGCGCCCTTATCGGGTGTGCGCTGATCCTGATCTTCGGCGACGTTCCTGCGCGCACGGCGGAAACTGTGCTGCAGGCGCAGGAGATGGGGAAATGGTGAGGCCTGATGCGGCGCAAAGATATGCCGAGGCGCGCAACCTGCTGATGGACCGCAACCTTGATGTCTCCCGCTACAGGACGGGCATTGCCGTGAGGAACGCGAACGGCCTCATCATCGACTTCGACCGGCGCGAGGCGGAGGCAATGTCCATCGTTCTGGGCCAGATGGCGTCCGATATGCTGGCCGAGAAGGATGCGGGGAAATGACCGCGCCCTGCCCCCATTGCCACGGTCGCCGTGTGACGCATGAGGTTTTTCGCCCGGCTGGAACCTATGCCTGGCCCATCACGGTCGCCTCATCCTGCGAGTTCTGCGTCGGAACTGGCGTTGCCATGACCTTCCACGAGCGGTTTGCCCTGCTGGACGAGATGCGCGCCGGGCTGGAAGCAGGCCGGTGATGCGTGAACCCTCAACTATAGCCATGCTCTACGGATGGTGGCGGGCGGCACTGAATAATGCCGATCAGCCGCGCAGCGATGGTTTCCCGGAGTGCGGCTTTTACAAGCGGCGCATGGTGAAGGGTGGGCCTTGGGTGGCTGCGCGCATCTGGTGCGAGCGTGAAATCGACGCATCGGGCGAATTGACCGGGCCAGAGTGCCTGCGTTGCGAGATCGACGGCACCTATGCCGACCCCTGCCAGCACTGGACCTATTTGACGCCAATCTCGCGCGAAGACTACGAGGCGCTCTTGCGCCGCCGTCTGCTTCTCGACGGAATGATGACCCCCGAACAACCCATTGACCTGAGCCGGAGACCGATATGGACACCCTGACCACGCCAGCCATGGGGCACAACCAGCCCCCCGCCTATGATCCTGATGTGATGGCCGATCTGGCCGGGCGCACCGATGAATTCATGAACGCCTCGTCCAGAATCAGGAAGGAGTTCAGTCCAATCCAGACCGAAGAGCACGCGCGACTGCTGACCGATCACGTCTCAGGCCTGCGCGGCCTCAAGAAGCAGGTCGATGACGCCCGCAAGATCGCCAAGAAGCCGTTCGATGAGGGCGCCAAGGCAGTGCAGGAAGCCTTCAACCCGCTTCTGGACCGCATCGGCCGCGCGTTGGACGCCATGCTGGAAATGCAGGGCGATTATCTGCGCCGCCAGGCCGAGAAGGAACGCGCCCGCAAGGCTGAGGAAGAGCGCATTGCGCGAGAGGCGCAACTGGCCGCCGAGGCAAAGGCTGCGGAAGCGGCGAAGTCCGGCGACATTGACGCCGAGGCGGAAGTGGGGCGGCTGCAGAAAGAGGCCGATACTCTCGCCAGGGACGCTGCGCGCAAAACCCGCGTGAATGCTGGCAGCGCAACCGGTGCTGGCCGCACGATTTCCATGGTCACACTGCGCGAGGCGGTGATCACCAACATCAACCTGCTGTTTGTCCACTACCGCGGGCGGGCCGAGGTCATTGATGTGCTGCAGCTCCTCGCCAATGCCGACCTGCGCGCGAAGGATTGGGATGGCACCGACATTCCCGGCACCGCCACGAAAACGCGCGAGGTGGCGCGATGAGCCTGCCGCGCAAAATTACCATCGACACACATGATCGCCGCCATGAGGGCGCTTACGTCTTGGTCACCGAGTGGAGCGGGCAGGCGCCAATCATCATGGAAACCGAGGGGTGCGACTCTTCCGTTGCGTCATGCAGGGAGAGAGCCGGTAAACTCACCAGAGAGCAGCAACGGTGGTGCATCGCCCGCCTTGTTCCGGTCGAAGGCAATGAGTTGCTGATCCTCGATCTGGAACGCCTGCAACAATTCAACAAGAAGGACACCGAAGAATGAACGCCCTGACCACGCAATCGCCGCAATCTCTGGCAACCAACAGTTCCATTGCCCTGCTGATGGACCCGCAGCGGTTCGATCATCTCGTGCGCGTCGGCAAGATGCTGGCGCTCTCTCCGCTGTTCCCGGCGCACCTGCGCGGTGGCTCGATAGAGGCGGGAACCGCCAATGGCGTGCTGGTTCTCAACATGGCAAACCGGCTGAATGAGGACGTGCTGACGGTGGCCCAGAACATCTACTTTGTCGGTGGCCGGCCAGGCTGGAACACGACCTACATGATTGCCAAGGCCAATCAGCACGGTGTCTTCAAGGACGTGATTGATTGGGAGGTCGCCGGCAAGGGCGACACACTCAAGGTCACGGCCTTTGCGCTTCTCAGCGGCACCGGTCGGCGCGTGTCCGTCACGCTGGACATGGAAACGGCCAGGAAAGAGGGCTGGACCAAGAACGCCAAATACCAGTCCATTCCCGAACAGATGCTGCGCTACCGCACAGCCGCGTT harbors:
- a CDS encoding helix-turn-helix transcriptional regulator, yielding MAATGVKPAPLSVAAGLGNSAVRDLFKKGASPKVSTASAIAGQLGMTIDQVIRAGMGEIIGGTVAGPSRGQVEMVSIYDVSASAGHGAIVDTETVVDKLSFPPGYLRRITNTNPRDLAIIGVKGDSMSPTISQNDVVMVDTAKRDLSFDGLFVLRDGGASLLVKRIGRGSRSGSVILISDNRTYPPTERQIEDIDVVGKVVWMGVKV